In the Enterococcus saigonensis genome, one interval contains:
- the der gene encoding ribosome biogenesis GTPase Der: protein MANPTLAIVGRPNVGKSTIFNRIAGERISIVEDTPGVTRDRIYANGEWLGRDFSIIDTGGIDLGDEPFMEQIKHQAEIAIDEADVIIFVTSAKEGVTDADEMVARILYRSNKPVILAVNKVDNPEMRSEIYEFYSLGLGDPYPISGSHGLGLGDVLDEAVKHFTDEMEEEDEGVIKFSLIGRPNVGKSSLINAILGEDRVIVSDIEGTTRDAIDTHFISENGQEFLMIDTAGMRKRGKVYESTEKYSVMRAMRAIERSDVVLMVLNGEEGIREQDKRVAGYAHEAGKGIIIVVNKWDLVEKETNTMRDFETEIRDEFQYLDYAPIIFVSAVTKQRLNKLPELIEEVSMNQNLRVPSAVLNDIIMDAVAINPTPTDKGKRLKIFYATQVAVKPPTFIIFVNEEELMHFSYARFLENQIRKAFTFEGTPIRVIARRRK from the coding sequence ATGGCAAATCCAACTCTTGCAATTGTCGGCCGTCCTAATGTGGGAAAATCGACAATTTTTAACCGTATTGCTGGTGAGCGTATTTCAATTGTGGAAGATACTCCAGGCGTTACCCGGGATCGAATTTATGCAAATGGAGAATGGCTGGGTCGCGATTTCAGTATTATTGATACTGGCGGAATTGATTTGGGCGATGAACCTTTTATGGAGCAAATTAAACATCAAGCAGAAATTGCAATTGATGAAGCAGACGTTATCATTTTTGTTACTAGCGCCAAAGAGGGTGTTACAGATGCTGACGAAATGGTGGCGCGTATTTTATATCGCAGCAATAAGCCGGTAATTTTAGCTGTTAATAAAGTGGATAATCCTGAAATGCGTTCTGAAATTTATGAATTTTATTCTTTAGGTTTGGGCGATCCGTATCCCATATCTGGTAGTCATGGATTGGGACTTGGGGATGTACTAGATGAAGCAGTTAAGCATTTTACTGACGAGATGGAAGAAGAAGATGAAGGGGTCATTAAATTTAGTTTGATTGGTCGACCGAATGTAGGCAAATCTTCTTTAATTAATGCGATTTTAGGTGAAGATCGCGTAATTGTTTCTGATATCGAAGGAACAACTCGTGATGCCATTGATACGCATTTTATTTCTGAAAATGGACAAGAATTTTTAATGATTGATACAGCTGGTATGCGTAAACGAGGAAAAGTTTATGAAAGTACCGAAAAGTATTCTGTAATGCGGGCAATGCGTGCGATTGAACGTTCCGATGTGGTTTTAATGGTCTTAAATGGTGAAGAAGGTATTCGTGAACAAGATAAACGAGTAGCCGGGTATGCCCATGAGGCCGGTAAAGGAATAATTATTGTCGTTAACAAGTGGGATTTGGTTGAAAAAGAAACAAATACCATGCGCGACTTTGAAACAGAAATAAGAGATGAATTTCAATATTTGGATTATGCACCAATTATTTTTGTTTCAGCTGTTACAAAACAACGCCTAAACAAGTTACCTGAACTAATTGAAGAAGTTAGCATGAACCAAAATTTACGGGTTCCATCAGCCGTGTTAAATGATATTATCATGGATGCTGTTGCGATCAATCCAACGCCAACAGATAAAGGGAAACGGTTAAAGATTTTTTATGCGACTCAAGTAGCTGTAAAACCGCCAACATTCATTATTTTTGTGAACGAAGAAGAGCTGATGCATTTTTCTTACGCACGCTTTTTAGAAAATCAAATCCGGAAAGCTTTTACTTTTGAAGGCACACCAATTCGTGTCATTGCAAGACGCAGAAAATAG
- the ilvA gene encoding threonine ammonia-lyase IlvA: MDLITDAEVKCAYQVLKEVVSHTPLQYDRYLSEKYEATILLKREDLQKVRSFKLRGAYYAIKKIPREQLINGVVCASAGNHAQGVAYTSREMDIFAIIFMPTTTPKQKIAQVEFFGGNKVSIKLIGDTFDASAKAAKEFAAKHTMTFIDPFDESNIIAGQGTLALEMMLDAKKKGFEPDYILAAIGGGGLISGIASYVKNTNPATKIIGIEPKGAPSMQAAFDHAGPVSLKQIDNFVDGAAVKKVGSLTYFHAKNYLDAVTVVDEGLVCATILELYAKQAIVAEPAGALSVAALEVLKEKIKGKTVICVISGGNNDISRMAEIEERSLVYAGLQHYFVVNFPQRPGALKEFVSKVLGPNDDITRFEYTKKINRGTGPVVLGILLRKTNDLSALLLRLSEFDPAYINLQTAPSLYTLLV; this comes from the coding sequence TTGGATTTGATAACGGATGCCGAGGTTAAATGTGCATACCAAGTTTTAAAAGAAGTAGTTAGTCACACCCCGTTACAATACGATCGCTACTTGTCTGAAAAGTATGAGGCAACGATTTTATTAAAGAGGGAAGATTTACAAAAAGTTCGATCTTTCAAATTAAGAGGTGCGTATTATGCCATTAAAAAAATCCCCCGTGAACAATTAATTAACGGCGTAGTTTGCGCAAGCGCTGGTAATCATGCGCAAGGTGTTGCCTACACTAGTCGTGAAATGGATATTTTTGCTATCATCTTTATGCCCACAACTACACCAAAACAAAAAATTGCACAAGTAGAATTTTTCGGTGGTAATAAAGTTTCCATTAAATTAATAGGTGATACATTTGATGCTTCAGCAAAGGCCGCAAAAGAATTCGCCGCAAAACATACAATGACATTTATTGATCCTTTTGATGAGTCAAATATTATTGCCGGTCAAGGTACACTAGCGCTTGAGATGATGCTAGATGCTAAAAAAAAAGGTTTTGAACCGGATTACATTTTAGCCGCTATTGGTGGGGGTGGATTAATCAGTGGTATTGCTTCATATGTAAAGAACACCAATCCAGCAACAAAAATTATTGGAATCGAACCAAAGGGAGCGCCCTCTATGCAAGCAGCTTTTGATCACGCTGGCCCAGTTTCGTTAAAACAAATTGATAACTTTGTCGATGGTGCTGCAGTTAAGAAAGTAGGTTCTCTAACGTATTTTCATGCTAAAAATTATTTGGATGCTGTAACAGTAGTTGATGAAGGGCTAGTTTGTGCAACCATTTTAGAGCTATATGCTAAGCAAGCAATTGTAGCTGAACCTGCTGGTGCTCTTAGTGTGGCAGCACTAGAAGTTTTAAAAGAGAAAATTAAAGGAAAAACAGTTATTTGTGTTATCAGTGGGGGAAATAATGATATTAGTCGTATGGCAGAAATTGAAGAACGATCACTCGTTTATGCCGGGTTGCAGCATTATTTTGTGGTTAATTTTCCGCAACGCCCAGGTGCTTTAAAGGAGTTTGTGAGTAAAGTTTTAGGCCCAAATGATGATATTACGCGTTTTGAGTATACAAAAAAGATTAATCGCGGTACAGGTCCTGTCGTCTTAGGAATATTGCTTAGAAAGACTAATGATTTGAGTGCCCTATTATTGCGTTTAAGTGAGTTTGATCCGGCTTATATCAACTTACAAACAGCTCCGTCCCTTTATACTCTATTGGTTTAA
- the ilvB gene encoding biosynthetic-type acetolactate synthase large subunit codes for MANTQKNTNVAAEFSGAKLLLDCLAKQDVEIIFGYPGGSVLPLYDVLYQERIPNILTRHEQGAIHAAQGYAKSTGKPGVVIVTSGPGATNVVTGIADAMSDSVPLVVITGQVVTQGIGKDAFQEADILGITLPITKNNYQVRNSNDLPRILNEAFHIATTGRKGPVVIDLPKDVSVCQTTEKPSNECHLQSYQPNTQPSELKINRLMGKLAEAKCPVVLAGGGVVAANAAIELTRFVEKYQIPTISSLLGLGVLSSNHQLFLGMAGMHGSYAANMALAECDLLINFGCRFSDRLATSPADFAKNAAIVHVDIDPTEIGKIIPTTIPIVADVKKTLLSMLNKEIKMSDIKKWQSLCKQRKQDKPFTYDRNNIAEIKPQKVIELVGNLTNGNAYVATDVGQHQMWVAQYYPFKFANQLITSGGLGTMGYGIPAGIGAKLGNPDSQIVVFVGDGGFQMTNQELAILNEHQLDIKFILLNNHSLGMVRQWQEVFFDNRRSQSVFKNSPDFVMLAEAYGINGDKIENPKTMEEDFIKAFNKPGPGLIEVVVSSTEHVLPMIPPGKANDQMVGVD; via the coding sequence ATGGCAAATACGCAAAAAAATACAAATGTAGCAGCAGAATTTTCGGGGGCAAAATTATTATTAGATTGTTTGGCAAAACAAGATGTGGAAATTATTTTTGGCTATCCTGGCGGTTCGGTCTTGCCATTATATGACGTACTTTATCAAGAACGTATTCCCAACATTTTAACCCGTCATGAACAAGGAGCGATTCATGCAGCACAAGGTTATGCTAAGTCGACTGGAAAACCGGGTGTTGTTATCGTTACGAGTGGACCAGGAGCGACAAATGTTGTGACAGGAATTGCAGATGCTATGAGTGACTCAGTTCCCTTAGTTGTTATTACAGGGCAAGTAGTGACACAAGGAATTGGTAAAGATGCTTTTCAGGAAGCAGATATTTTAGGTATCACTCTACCAATTACAAAAAATAATTATCAAGTCCGCAATAGTAACGACTTGCCTAGAATTTTAAACGAAGCCTTTCATATCGCCACTACAGGTCGCAAAGGACCTGTAGTTATCGACTTACCAAAAGATGTGTCAGTTTGTCAAACGACCGAAAAACCATCAAATGAATGCCATTTGCAAAGTTATCAACCCAATACGCAGCCATCTGAACTAAAGATAAATCGTTTAATGGGAAAATTAGCAGAAGCAAAATGTCCAGTAGTTTTGGCTGGTGGCGGTGTTGTGGCAGCAAATGCGGCAATAGAGCTTACTCGTTTCGTTGAAAAATATCAGATTCCTACGATCTCAAGTTTGCTTGGCTTAGGTGTTCTTTCAAGTAATCACCAATTATTTTTAGGCATGGCAGGAATGCACGGATCTTATGCCGCAAATATGGCATTAGCAGAGTGTGATCTTTTGATTAACTTTGGGTGTCGTTTTTCTGACCGCTTAGCAACTTCGCCAGCCGACTTTGCTAAAAATGCAGCAATTGTACACGTGGATATTGATCCTACTGAAATTGGTAAAATCATTCCAACTACTATTCCGATTGTAGCAGATGTAAAAAAGACACTTTTGAGTATGCTGAATAAAGAAATTAAAATGTCTGATATAAAAAAATGGCAATCGCTTTGCAAGCAACGAAAACAGGACAAACCATTTACTTATGATCGTAATAATATTGCTGAGATTAAGCCACAAAAAGTAATTGAGCTTGTGGGAAATTTGACAAACGGAAATGCTTATGTAGCTACGGATGTTGGGCAACATCAAATGTGGGTAGCACAGTATTATCCTTTTAAATTTGCCAATCAGTTGATTACAAGCGGTGGATTAGGCACTATGGGTTATGGTATTCCTGCTGGCATTGGGGCTAAACTTGGTAACCCTGATAGTCAAATTGTAGTTTTTGTTGGGGATGGCGGCTTTCAAATGACCAATCAAGAGCTTGCCATTTTAAATGAACACCAGTTAGATATTAAATTTATTTTGCTAAATAATCATTCACTAGGAATGGTGCGACAATGGCAGGAAGTATTCTTTGATAATCGGCGCTCGCAATCTGTTTTTAAAAATTCACCAGATTTCGTAATGTTGGCAGAAGCTTATGGCATCAATGGGGACAAAATTGAAAATCCAAAAACGATGGAAGAAGATTTTATAAAGGCTTTTAATAAACCTGGGCCAGGCTTAATTGAAGTTGTTGTCTCGTCTACTGAACATGTTTTACCTATGATTCCACCGGGAAAAGCCAATGATCAAATGGTAGGGGTGGACTAA
- the ilvN gene encoding acetolactate synthase small subunit, whose product MKRMITAMVYNHVGVLSRISSVLYRRQVNIESISVGETENKDISRMTFVINVETLAEVEQVTKQLNKQIAVVKVSDITDVPHLERELALIKVNAPAEMRTEIKTMIEPFRADVVDVSIKTIAIQIAGSSEKVAACIDILRPYGIKEMARTGITGFTRG is encoded by the coding sequence ATGAAACGGATGATTACGGCGATGGTCTACAATCACGTTGGTGTTTTGAGTCGAATTAGCAGTGTTTTATATCGTCGACAAGTAAACATCGAGAGTATTTCTGTTGGCGAAACCGAAAATAAAGACATTTCCCGCATGACTTTTGTTATTAATGTGGAGACTTTAGCTGAGGTTGAACAAGTTACCAAACAATTAAATAAGCAAATTGCCGTCGTAAAAGTTTCCGATATTACCGATGTGCCACATCTTGAGCGGGAATTGGCACTTATAAAGGTGAATGCTCCTGCTGAAATGAGAACAGAAATTAAAACGATGATTGAACCATTTCGGGCAGATGTTGTTGATGTCAGTATCAAAACTATTGCCATTCAAATTGCAGGATCTTCTGAAAAAGTAGCAGCGTGTATAGATATTTTACGACCATATGGCATTAAAGAAATGGCACGTACAGGAATTACCGGTTTTACTAGAGGTTAA
- a CDS encoding HU family DNA-binding protein → MANKAELIEKVAQATDLTKKDATAAVDAVFSTIQDALAKGEKVQLIGFGNFEVRSRAARKGRNPQTGDEIEIPASKVPAFKPGKALKDAVK, encoded by the coding sequence ATGGCAAATAAAGCTGAATTGATCGAAAAAGTTGCACAAGCTACTGACTTAACTAAGAAAGATGCTACTGCAGCTGTAGATGCTGTTTTCTCAACAATCCAAGATGCTTTAGCTAAAGGTGAAAAAGTTCAATTAATCGGTTTTGGTAACTTTGAAGTTCGCTCTCGTGCGGCTCGTAAAGGACGTAATCCACAAACTGGTGATGAAATTGAAATCCCTGCAAGCAAAGTACCTGCTTTCAAACCAGGTAAAGCATTGAAAGATGCTGTGAAATAA
- the ilvD gene encoding dihydroxy-acid dehydratase yields MRSDQIKKGLDAAPARSLLYATGHVKNIQDMNKPFIAICNSYIDIVPGHVHLRELADVAKEAIRKAGGIPFEFNTIGVDDGIAMGHIGMRYSLPSRELIADAAETVINAHWFDGVFYIPNCDKITPGMIMAAVRTNVPSIFCSGGPMKAGIDLKGHKATLSSMFEAVGAYKDGKMSEVDFNYLEQNACPTCGSCAGMFTANSMNCLLEILGLALPGNGTILAVSKERKELVRKSAHHLMNLVKKQIKPRDIVTKAAIDDAFALDMAMGGSTNTVLHALAIANEAQIKYNLEEVNTIAKRIPYLAKIAPSSAYSMEDVYKAGGVSAIINELVHIEGAIHANRITVTGKTIRENVEQAAIKNEEVIHPKENPYSPVGGLSILYGNIAPEGSVIKVGGVDPSIKVFVGKAICFDSHDAAVSAIDNQLVQKGHVVVIRYEGPKGGPGMPEMLAPTSSIVGRGLGKDVALITDGRFSGATRGIAVGHISPEAASGGPLALICNGDEITIDLIKRTINVNLSQEEMATRKEELPQFKRKIQKGWLARYSAFVTSAHTGGIMKLPEEME; encoded by the coding sequence ATGAGAAGTGATCAAATAAAAAAAGGACTCGATGCGGCACCAGCTCGTAGTTTATTGTATGCAACCGGACATGTTAAAAATATTCAAGATATGAATAAGCCTTTTATTGCGATTTGCAATTCTTATATTGATATTGTTCCGGGTCATGTTCACTTACGAGAACTTGCTGATGTAGCAAAAGAAGCAATTCGAAAAGCAGGAGGTATTCCTTTTGAGTTTAATACAATTGGCGTTGATGATGGAATTGCGATGGGACATATTGGAATGCGCTATTCATTGCCTAGTCGTGAATTAATTGCCGATGCAGCGGAGACGGTAATAAATGCTCACTGGTTTGACGGTGTTTTCTATATTCCTAACTGTGACAAAATTACCCCCGGAATGATTATGGCTGCAGTTCGTACCAACGTTCCTTCAATTTTTTGTTCCGGTGGTCCAATGAAAGCAGGAATTGATTTAAAAGGACATAAGGCGACTTTATCTTCGATGTTTGAAGCTGTTGGTGCTTATAAAGATGGCAAAATGTCAGAAGTGGATTTTAATTATTTAGAACAAAATGCTTGTCCCACTTGTGGCTCTTGTGCCGGTATGTTTACTGCCAACTCTATGAATTGTTTGTTAGAAATTTTAGGACTGGCATTACCAGGTAATGGGACAATTTTAGCTGTTTCTAAGGAACGAAAAGAATTAGTAAGGAAATCAGCTCATCATTTAATGAATCTTGTGAAAAAACAAATAAAGCCGCGTGATATTGTGACAAAAGCAGCAATCGATGATGCTTTTGCACTAGATATGGCAATGGGAGGATCGACAAATACAGTGTTACACGCCTTAGCAATCGCAAATGAAGCACAAATTAAGTATAACTTGGAAGAAGTTAATACAATTGCAAAACGGATTCCTTATCTAGCAAAAATTGCGCCATCTTCAGCTTATTCTATGGAGGATGTATACAAAGCAGGTGGTGTTTCTGCCATCATTAATGAATTAGTTCACATTGAAGGCGCGATTCACGCTAACCGAATTACAGTAACTGGTAAAACAATTCGAGAAAATGTTGAACAGGCTGCAATTAAAAATGAAGAAGTTATTCATCCAAAAGAAAATCCCTATAGTCCTGTTGGGGGGCTGTCAATTTTATATGGCAATATCGCACCAGAAGGTAGTGTCATCAAAGTTGGTGGAGTAGATCCTAGTATCAAGGTTTTTGTAGGAAAAGCAATTTGTTTTGATTCACATGATGCAGCGGTGAGCGCTATTGACAATCAGCTTGTTCAAAAAGGTCATGTAGTTGTTATTCGTTATGAGGGACCAAAAGGTGGACCAGGAATGCCAGAAATGTTAGCGCCGACATCGAGTATTGTTGGACGCGGTTTGGGAAAAGATGTGGCATTGATTACAGATGGACGTTTTTCAGGAGCGACAAGAGGAATAGCCGTTGGACACATTTCACCTGAGGCAGCAAGTGGTGGACCATTGGCTCTCATTTGCAATGGTGACGAAATCACAATTGACCTTATAAAACGAACCATTAACGTGAATTTATCTCAAGAGGAAATGGCCACTCGCAAAGAAGAATTACCACAATTTAAACGTAAAATCCAAAAGGGGTGGTTAGCGCGCTATTCAGCTTTTGTCACCTCAGCTCATACTGGTGGAATCATGAAATTACCAGAGGAAATGGAGTGA
- a CDS encoding C39 family peptidase translates to MIKKAFLLVLVLTATFLLQTTTFKTNKKGIQSFEKTTNTINLDQKLVSDTLLDIPLENQFEGDVPLENGCEITALSMLLQFYGYETNKNELAQKLVYVPVYEDEENDIHGDPRSGFVGNIYEGYLAMGGFVEPVAKVAKTIVQNDYHVMNSNNTDFDVLLQQVKAGSPVWIVTTVDFVVPTEGDFMLWQTNNGSVSVTSLCHAVVMTGVKGSNVYVNDPYGQKNKAVNYEILKRIYEKMGSQSLYLIK, encoded by the coding sequence ATGATAAAAAAGGCTTTTTTACTAGTATTAGTCCTAACGGCAACCTTTTTGCTTCAAACAACAACTTTTAAGACGAATAAAAAAGGAATACAATCTTTTGAAAAAACAACTAATACAATAAATTTAGATCAAAAACTAGTTTCAGATACATTACTAGATATACCTCTTGAAAATCAATTTGAGGGTGATGTTCCACTTGAAAATGGTTGCGAAATAACAGCACTTTCGATGTTGCTGCAATTTTATGGTTATGAGACAAATAAAAATGAATTAGCACAAAAGTTAGTTTATGTACCTGTTTATGAAGATGAGGAAAATGACATCCATGGGGATCCCCGTAGCGGATTTGTTGGGAATATTTACGAGGGTTATCTAGCAATGGGTGGTTTTGTAGAACCAGTAGCCAAAGTAGCAAAAACAATTGTTCAAAATGATTACCACGTTATGAATTCAAATAATACGGATTTTGATGTTTTATTGCAACAAGTAAAGGCAGGTTCACCTGTATGGATTGTGACTACAGTAGATTTCGTTGTGCCAACTGAAGGAGATTTTATGCTATGGCAAACGAATAATGGAAGTGTTTCAGTAACATCGTTATGTCATGCGGTGGTTATGACAGGTGTTAAAGGATCAAATGTCTATGTTAATGATCCTTATGGGCAAAAAAACAAAGCTGTTAATTATGAGATTCTAAAAAGAATATACGAAAAGATGGGATCACAGTCACTTTATTTAATAAAATAG
- the ilvC gene encoding ketol-acid reductoisomerase, which produces MVKVYYENNVDQDALADKTITIVGYGSQGHAHAQNLRDTGHNVIIGIREGKSAIAAREDGFTVKSVAEATKESEVIMILAPDEIQGILYDNEIAPNLTAGNALAFAHGFNIHFNVITPPTDVDIFLVAPKGPGHLVRRTFTEGFAVPALFAVYQDATGKAKDLALSYAKGIGATRVGVLETTFREETETDLFGEQAVLCGGLTSMIEAGFETLVEAGYQPELAYFEVCHEMKLIIDLIYEGGFSKMRHSISNTAEYGDYVSGPRVITAETKKHMKEVLTDIQNGKFAKGFIKDNKADFFAFNKMRKENAGHQIEQVGKELRKMMPFVTKKD; this is translated from the coding sequence ATGGTAAAAGTTTACTATGAAAATAATGTCGACCAAGATGCATTAGCAGACAAAACAATTACAATTGTAGGTTATGGTTCACAAGGACATGCGCATGCCCAAAATCTGCGTGATACAGGACACAATGTTATTATTGGTATTCGTGAGGGAAAGTCCGCAATAGCAGCTCGTGAAGATGGCTTTACTGTAAAGTCAGTAGCTGAGGCGACAAAAGAAAGTGAAGTTATTATGATTTTAGCACCGGATGAAATTCAAGGTATACTTTACGATAATGAAATTGCTCCCAATCTTACAGCTGGCAATGCACTAGCTTTTGCTCATGGATTTAATATCCATTTTAATGTTATCACGCCTCCTACAGATGTTGATATTTTCTTAGTTGCGCCAAAAGGACCAGGTCACTTGGTACGCCGTACTTTCACAGAAGGGTTTGCGGTGCCAGCTTTATTTGCGGTATATCAAGATGCTACTGGTAAGGCAAAAGACCTCGCGTTATCTTATGCAAAAGGAATCGGAGCTACTCGCGTTGGGGTATTGGAGACAACTTTTAGAGAAGAAACTGAAACAGATCTATTTGGAGAACAGGCTGTTTTATGTGGTGGCTTAACTTCAATGATTGAAGCGGGTTTTGAAACGTTAGTTGAAGCAGGATACCAACCAGAACTTGCTTATTTTGAAGTATGCCACGAAATGAAATTAATTATTGATTTGATTTATGAAGGTGGCTTTTCTAAAATGCGTCATTCTATTTCCAATACAGCTGAATATGGTGACTATGTTTCTGGTCCTCGTGTTATTACAGCAGAAACGAAAAAACATATGAAAGAAGTGTTAACTGATATTCAAAACGGCAAATTTGCTAAAGGTTTCATTAAAGATAATAAAGCTGATTTCTTTGCGTTTAATAAAATGAGAAAAGAAAATGCAGGACATCAAATTGAACAAGTTGGTAAAGAACTAAGAAAAATGATGCCTTTTGTGACGAAAAAAGATTAA